The genomic DNA CATCATTCCTCCAAGTCTCCCCAATATGTTTTGAGGTCTTCCGCCCGCCACTTTGTCCTCCACCCACTCTTGCGCTCGATTTTGTCAAGCAGTTCCAGGATGGCTCGGTGCTCTTCGGGGTGGCTCATGCACCGCCCTGCAACCCACAAAGGTTGAATGCCATTTGTCCACGCTCCGTGGTGCTCATTAGACATGCTGATGGCGCAAACTCTTCGCGCGTGCCAGAGGATGGTGCGTGGTCGGGGACTTAGTCTCACGCCTGGTGGCTGGTTCTGCAGCATGAGCAAGGCGGCTGTATGGTAGAGCTGGTTTCCAGATATGGCGGCAGGGTTGGAGAAAATGACTGTCGGGAACGGGGACTTGGCGGACGAGGGTATTGTCACGATGGGAAgcagtggaggcgggcgggcgtcgtgccACTCTGATACATAGCGCCAAAGCTTGTACCACCGCGTCCGAAATGAAGGATCAGATCGGTTTCCGACGTGCAACGCGGCCGTATCGGACAGAGGAGCAAGCAAGTCGAGCACCTGGGCAGTGAGGTAGACGGCATAGTTGGACCAGCTGGTGAAGTCTTGGACGGCTCGAAACCTGTGCACGTCCGAATCGAGGTCGTTATGACTGTTGCTCAGATTGGATGCCCAGTGCGACACGGGAATGAGCGTAGTAACGGAAGAGATTAGGCCGCCGCAGACGTCCATGCGGGCAAAGCACCAGAACAGGGCCTGGTCGACACCACCAACAAATCCATTTATGCCAACGGCTTCCATGAGGCTGGCGCAGCCGTCCAGATGACGCTGCCAGGCCTTGGGAGAGCAACTCATCATCTCAAGAACACAGAGAATCACGCACGAAGCAatgacggcggtgctgcgcgaGGGAAGGTGTGGGAGAAGGTGGTGAATGGCCTGTTGATACAAAGCGAGAGATCGGTCAGTCGGCGAGGTAttctccttgagctccaTCTGACGCGCAGAGAGCGCGAGAATGGCATAGCGCAAGTGATGGTGGTCAGGAGCCATGGTAGGAAGGATTTGCTGAAAATGGCGATCGTTGTCAAACTTGTCGAGCCAAGGAGACACCGTGTCGAACCAGTTCCGCCACAGGACACACTCATCCTCCTTGGACAGCAAGGAAGGCACCTCGACCACGGAGGCGGGCAGCTCCAGTGGACATTCTGGGACCTTGCCTTGATCTTGCGAGGAGCCATCatggtcgtcgagctcgagtcTCGGGGTCGCCTGGCGAGTCGGGGCATTCGACTTGACTTCGTGGATGAGATGACTGCGCAAAGTCGAATGCAGCTCGTGGTAGGCAGAGCCGGGGAGGAAGATGCCGTCCTCAGTAGAGCTTGTTCCGTCGGGAGTAATAACCTGGAGTTGCTGGTCCAAGTAATCGGGAACGTCGAGGCCGATAGGCAGGGGTGGCGACTGTTGCCCGCCTTGGCTGAAGTAAAggaggttggcgacggcgctctCGGTCTGGCGCTGGGTACTTGGGGAGCCATTCGTCGCGGTCAGACAGGAATTGGTGTCTCGATCGAGAGAACGAGTTGGAAAAGGTGAGGCTTGGTCACAAGCAACGGGTGGAGTGACCAGAATGTGAGTATCTGCGTCCCCACGCCCATCCTGGCACTCTTCCGGCGAGATGCGGAGC from Purpureocillium takamizusanense chromosome 4, complete sequence includes the following:
- a CDS encoding uncharacterized protein (COG:S~EggNog:ENOG503Q3Q9): MDSSPSASGSAPAKRIRTRTGCLACRRKKRKCDERRPSCGACCRRGQPCEWGLRLTFRAENARCLDGSHPSMARTRRRPPKGYQILDVTSNVIRGYKVLSPPPDQLRISPEECQDGRGDADTHILVTPPVACDQASPFPTRSLDRDTNSCLTATNGSPSTQRQTESAVANLLYFSQGGQQSPPLPIGLDVPDYLDQQLQVITPDGTSSTEDGIFLPGSAYHELHSTLRSHLIHEVKSNAPTRQATPRLELDDHDGSSQDQGKVPECPLELPASVVEVPSLLSKEDECVLWRNWFDTVSPWLDKFDNDRHFQQILPTMAPDHHHLRYAILALSARQMELKENTSPTDRSLALYQQAIHHLLPHLPSRSTAVIASCVILCVLEMMSCSPKAWQRHLDGCASLMEAVGINGFVGGVDQALFWCFARMDVCGGLISSVTTLIPVSHWASNLSNSHNDLDSDVHRFRAVQDFTSWSNYAVYLTAQVLDLLAPLSDTAALHVGNRSDPSFRTRWYKLWRYVSEWHDARPPPLLPIVTIPSSAKSPFPTVIFSNPAAISGNQLYHTAALLMLQNQPPGVRLSPRPRTILWHARRVCAISMSNEHHGAWTNGIQPLWVAGRCMSHPEEHRAILELLDKIERKSGWRTKWRAEDLKTYWGDLEE